In the Helianthus annuus cultivar XRQ/B chromosome 11, HanXRQr2.0-SUNRISE, whole genome shotgun sequence genome, one interval contains:
- the LOC110891429 gene encoding uncharacterized protein LOC110891429 has translation MAQNEIVESATRLFLRISLQSLKRSVRVATRMKWSGQYFWLQTCLGFIWKTCLKKSLFILMTFSLNLLIRMSLLQTVPTDVLEKGKAIASNSHKTKQFFCECLRALEELDYCYMHQELNPELRLSQ, from the exons ATGGCCCAGAATGAAATCGTGGAAAGTGCCACAAG GTTGTTTCTACGAATCAGTTTGCAAAGTTTGAAGAGGTCGGTTCGGGTTGCAACGCGTATGAAGTGGTCGGGTCAGTATTTTTGGTTGCAAACTTGTTTGGGCTTCATTTGGAAAACAT GTTTGAAGAAATCACTTTTTATACTCATGACGTTTTCTCTGAACCTGTTGATCCGAATGAG CCTGCTTCAAACTGTTCCGACTGATGTACTGGAAAAGGGAAAGGCTATAGCTTCAAACTCTCATAAgacaaaacaatttttttgtgaATGTCTCAG AGCTTTGGAAGAACTTGACTATTGCTACATGCATCAAGAATTGAACCCCGAGCTTCGGTTAAGTCAATAA